A stretch of Lathyrus oleraceus cultivar Zhongwan6 chromosome 6, CAAS_Psat_ZW6_1.0, whole genome shotgun sequence DNA encodes these proteins:
- the LOC127096433 gene encoding uncharacterized protein LOC127096433, with product MSNHPPYVSEPLVPSLSEPQTESLSEPQTKPPSEPPTESSSEPPTAQASDAPTETTPTSLEPINPSFAPEPSFPTLEEAVALFSESSAVKLRTLSEQSSLSDNPSKVRNHWNGFLRWMTSEIFKLKGLSEQVRNDYIREAEERLEARMAREAEEEVRQEAEEKARLEAEVQERKEDEAKVIFEATAAEAKAKAKADAEEAARIAAEEADKAKEVALTQGESSNSDLAPLVLKTLEELQKEQKLVRARLDQQDSVNSSIQTLLTQLLQMMLPPPNP from the coding sequence ATGTCTAACCATCCTCCATATGTGTCAGAACCCTTAGTGCCTTCACTATCTGAACCTCAAACAGAATCACTATCTGAACCTCAAACAAAACCACCATCTGAGCCTCCCACTGAATCTTCATCTGAACCCCCCACTGCACAAGCCTCTGACGCTCCCACTGAAACCACTCCCACCTCATTAGAACCCATTAATCCATCATTTGCACCTGAACCATCCTTCCCTACCCTGGAAGAGGCAGTTGCTTTATTTTCTGAATCGTCAGCTGTGAAGCTTAGAACATTGTCTGAACAATCCAGCCTAAGTGATAATCCCTCTAAAGTGAGGAATCACTGGAATGGATTTCTCAGATGGATGACATCTGAGATCTTCAAGCTGAAAGGactctctgagcaagtcagaaatgactaTATCAGAGAGGCTGAGGAGAGGCTAGAGGCACGTatggccagagaagctgaagaggAAGTACGCCaggaagctgaagaaaaggcAAGACTGGAAGCTGAAGTGCAGGAGAGAAAGGAAGATGAAGCAAAAGTGATTTTTGAGGCTACTGCTGCTGAAGCCAAAGCCAAAGCCAAGGCTGATGCTGAAGAAGCAGCACGCATTGCTGCAGAAGAAGCTGATAAGGCAAAAGAAGTTGCTTTGACTCAAGGGGAGTCTTCTAACTCAGATCTTGCTCCGCTGGTGCTCAAGACTCTGGAGGAACTCCAAAAGGAACAAAAGCTTGTGAGAGCCAGACTCGACCAACAAGACTCTGTCAACTCCAGTATTCAGACCCTCCTGACTCAGTTGCTTCAGATGATGcttcctcctccaaacccttag
- the LOC127098452 gene encoding protein NUCLEAR FUSION DEFECTIVE 4, whose amino-acid sequence MAVEGVSSTKLSQRNLVTQVITGRWFVVFASFLIMSASGATYMFGLYSGVIKESLGYDQTTLNLLSFFKDLGGNLGVFSGLINEITPPYVVLAIGSLLNFSGYFMIWLAVTKKISKPKVWQMCLYICIGANSQSFSNTGSLVTCVKNFPETRGVVLGILKGYVGLSGAIITQLYSAIYFNDTKALILLIAWLPAAISFLFLRTIRYMKPVKQNNELNVFYKFLYISLGLAGFLLVMIILQKKVSFKQSEYIGSASVVLILLFLPLAVVFVEQMKIQKGKAPFVDPFSVKIVANQGDNVSPTPPTTTKTTTKTTTSKETRWWENIFHPPIQGEDFTILQALFSIDMILLFLAGTCGVGGTLTAIDNLGQIGTSLGYPKTSISTFVSLVSIWNYLGRVFSGFVSEYVLTKYNFPRPLMLTLTMFLSCVGHLLIAFDVENGLYFASVIIGFCFGAQWPLVFAIISELFGLKYYSTLYNFGGVASPIGLYFLNVRVTGFLYDKEAKRQLFESGVPRKDGKELNCVGASCYKLSFFIITGATLFGAIISLILVARTIKFYKGDIYKRYRSEAVEVGGDTAEMTVVQNGGKRGQESKIVRPNIFARLSI is encoded by the coding sequence ATGGCGGTTGAAGGTGTAAGCTCAACGAAGCTATCACAAAGAAACCTCGTAACCCAAGTCATCACCGGACGGTGGTTCGTGGTGTTCGCTTCCTTTCTAATCATGTCCGCCTCCGGAGCCACCTACATGTTCGGTCTTTACTCCGGCGTCATAAAAGAATCCTTAGGCTACGACCAAACAACTCTCAACCTCCTTAGTTTCTTCAAAGACCTAGGTGGAAACCTCGGTGTTTTCTCCGGTTTAATCAACGAAATAACACCTCCTTACGTTGTCCTCGCAATCGGCTCCCTTCTTAATTTCTCCGGCTACTTCATGATATGGTTAGCAGTAACCAAAAAAATATCGAAACCAAAAGTTTGGCAAATGTGTCTTTACATTTGCATAGGTGCGAATTCTCAGTCTTTTTCAAACACAGGCTCTCTTGTGACATGTGTCAAGAATTTCCCCGAAACTCGCGGTGTTGTGTTGGGGATTCTAAAAGGCTATGTTGGTCTTAGTGGTGCTATCATCACACAGCTTTACTCTGCTATTTACTTTAATGACACAAAAGCTTTGATTCTTCTCATTGCTTGGCTTCCGGCTGcaatttcttttctttttcttcgAACCATTCGGTACATGAAACCGGTTAAACAGAACAACGAGCTGAATGTTTTTTATAAGTTTTTGTATATATCACTTGGTCTTGCTGGTTTTTTGTTAGTCATGATTATACTTCAGAAAAAAGTTTCGTTTAAACAAAGTGAGTATATAGGAAGTGCTTCTGTTGTTCTTATTCTATTGTTTCTACCTCTCGCTGTTGTTTTTGTCGAACAGATGAAGATTCAAAAGGGTAAGGCTCCTTTTGTTGATCCGTTTTCTGTTAAAATAGTAGCTAATCAAGGAGATAATGTCTCACCAACACCACCGACGACAACGAAGACGACGACGAAGACGACGACATCAAAAGAAACAAGATGGTGGGAAAATATTTTTCATCCACCAATACAAGGTGAAGATTTCACAATACTTCAAGCACTTTTCAGCATAGACATGATCTTACTATTCCTCGCCGGGACATGCGGTGTTGGTGGAACCTTAACAGCCATAGACAACCTAGGACAAATAGGAACCTCCCTCGGATATCCAAAAACAAGCATAAGCACATTCGTTTCATTAGTGAGTATATGGAACTACCTAGGAAGAGTTTTCTCAGGTTTTGTCTCGGAATATGTTTTAACGAAGTACAATTTCCCAAGACCACTCATGCTTACATTAACCATGTTTTTATCTTGTGTCGGTCATCTTTTGATAGCTTTTGATGTTGAGAACGGTCTATATTTTGCTTCGGTTATCATTGGATTTTGCTTTGGTGCACAATGGCCACTGGTTTTCGCCATAATTTCGGAGTTATTTGGGTTGAAATATTATTCAACTTTGTACAACTTTGGTGGGGTAGCTAGTCCTATTGGGTTGTATTTTCTTAACGTTAGGGTTACTGGTTTTTTGTATGACAAAGAAGCTAAGAGACAGTTGTTTGAAAGTGGAGTACCGAGAAAAGATGGTAAAGAATTGAATTGTGTAGGGGCAAGTTGTTATAAATTGTCCTTTTTTATTATCACTGGAGCTACTTTGTTTGGTGCCATTATTTCTCTTATTTTGGTGGCTAGAACTATTAAGTTTTATAAAGGGGATATATACAAGAGGTACAGATCGGAAGCGGTGGAGGTTGGAGGTGATACGGCGGAGATGACGGTGGTCCAAAACGGCGGCAAGAGAGGACAAGAATCAAAAATTGTTCGTCCTAATATCTTTGCACGGCTATCAATTTAG